In Saccharothrix violaceirubra, the following are encoded in one genomic region:
- a CDS encoding lysophospholipid acyltransferase family protein, with product MSAHPWMPTSPCGDGCVDHTTATVGGVRAGLRALAGVLVLLCGIPLLPVLLLTRGRVRRTVLRSWFRTLLRGFGVRLEVVGPALFQATPGRGVLVVANHVSWLDELALDAVQPIRIVAKRDIRSWPVLGPLITACGTVYLDRERLSLLPGTVAELAATLRDGAAVGIHAEGTTWCGHASGRYRPALFQSALDAGVPVRPVVLRYRQDGATSTRPAFIGSDTLVDSMRRVLRARGLVVEVHVLDEIAPGRAADRRGLAALVQQESERAVAGVLPLPVHPRLDFERTGG from the coding sequence CACCCGTGGATGCCGACATCGCCGTGCGGTGACGGCTGCGTCGACCACACCACGGCGACCGTGGGCGGTGTCCGGGCGGGCCTGCGCGCCCTGGCCGGCGTCCTGGTGCTGCTGTGCGGAATCCCGCTGCTGCCGGTGCTGCTGCTGACCCGCGGCCGAGTCCGGCGCACGGTGCTGCGGAGCTGGTTCCGCACGCTGCTGCGCGGGTTCGGCGTGCGGTTGGAGGTCGTCGGCCCCGCGCTGTTCCAGGCCACGCCCGGACGTGGCGTGCTGGTAGTGGCCAACCACGTGTCGTGGTTGGACGAACTCGCCCTCGACGCCGTCCAGCCGATCCGGATCGTGGCCAAGCGCGACATCCGCTCGTGGCCGGTGCTCGGCCCGCTGATCACCGCGTGCGGCACGGTCTACCTCGACCGCGAACGGCTCTCGCTGCTGCCCGGCACGGTCGCCGAACTGGCCGCGACCCTGCGCGACGGCGCGGCCGTCGGCATCCACGCCGAGGGCACGACGTGGTGCGGCCACGCGTCCGGCCGCTACCGGCCCGCGCTGTTCCAGAGCGCGCTCGACGCCGGTGTGCCCGTGCGGCCGGTCGTGCTGCGCTACCGGCAGGACGGCGCGACATCCACGCGACCGGCGTTCATCGGCTCGGACACCCTGGTCGACTCGATGCGCCGGGTGTTGCGGGCGCGCGGACTGGTCGTCGAGGTGCACGTCCTGGACGAGATCGCGCCGGGTCGTGCGGCCGACCGGCGCGGCCTGGCCGCGCTCGTGCAGCAGGAGTCCGAACGGGCCGTGGCCGGCGTGCTCCCGCTGCCCGTCCACCCGAGGCTTGACTTCGAGCGCACCGGAGGTTGA
- a CDS encoding MFS transporter — protein sequence MKTTSTPSRLWSPERRGPTAGIVLLVTLLAFENMGVNTAMPRMVASLDGNDLYAWPFLAFLAASVVATVLSGRLSDVRGPRPSLILGPAVFLVGLLVAGTAQDMGMLLLGRVLQGLGGGAQVVAAYVLIGLVYPESDRPAVFGVLSSAWVVPSLVGPALSGWLTETVGWRWVFLGLAPFVLVAVLLITPVLRGLPAHTPDQGTRRGLPLAALAAGVGVSALSWAAQHPNGLNLVAGLAGLAILVPALRVLLPKGTLSARRGLPFTILARGLLAGSFFGAEAFLPLTLTSVHGYSAVAAGLPLTISALGWSGASLWQARRPDIPREKLVRAGFVLNAVGIAGVTLVAPSWGPAWATPVLWLVAGAGMGMAMSSLSVLTLGASTDADRGFNSSALQMSDMLTAALLVGLGGVMIDLIASAEHPTAAVVPFDLAMVAVSLVGAVLAGRLRRATLDD from the coding sequence GTGAAAACAACTTCGACACCGAGCCGGCTGTGGTCCCCCGAACGGCGGGGGCCCACGGCCGGCATCGTCCTGCTGGTCACCCTCCTGGCGTTCGAGAACATGGGTGTCAACACGGCCATGCCGCGCATGGTCGCGAGCCTCGACGGCAACGACCTGTACGCCTGGCCGTTCCTGGCGTTCCTGGCCGCCAGCGTGGTGGCCACCGTGCTCTCCGGCCGGCTGTCCGACGTGCGCGGCCCCCGGCCGTCGCTGATCCTCGGCCCGGCCGTCTTCCTCGTCGGCCTGCTCGTCGCGGGCACCGCGCAGGACATGGGGATGCTGCTGCTGGGCCGCGTGCTCCAGGGCCTGGGCGGCGGTGCGCAGGTCGTGGCCGCCTACGTCCTGATCGGCCTGGTCTACCCGGAGAGCGACCGGCCGGCGGTGTTCGGCGTGCTGTCCTCGGCGTGGGTCGTGCCGTCGCTGGTCGGCCCGGCGTTGTCGGGCTGGCTCACCGAGACCGTCGGCTGGCGGTGGGTGTTCCTGGGGCTGGCGCCGTTCGTGCTGGTCGCCGTGCTGCTGATCACGCCGGTGCTGCGGGGGCTGCCCGCGCACACGCCCGATCAAGGCACCCGGCGCGGCCTGCCGCTCGCGGCGCTCGCGGCCGGTGTCGGCGTCTCGGCGTTGAGCTGGGCCGCGCAGCACCCGAACGGCCTGAACCTGGTGGCGGGCCTGGCCGGGCTGGCGATCCTCGTGCCCGCGCTGCGCGTGCTGCTGCCCAAGGGCACGCTGTCCGCCCGGCGCGGCCTGCCGTTCACCATCCTGGCCCGCGGTCTGCTCGCGGGCTCGTTCTTCGGCGCGGAGGCGTTCCTGCCGTTGACGTTGACGTCGGTGCACGGCTATTCGGCGGTCGCGGCCGGACTGCCGCTCACGATCAGCGCGCTGGGGTGGTCGGGCGCGTCCCTGTGGCAGGCCAGGAGACCGGACATCCCGCGCGAGAAGCTCGTGCGGGCGGGCTTCGTGCTCAACGCGGTCGGCATCGCGGGCGTGACGCTCGTCGCACCGTCGTGGGGACCCGCCTGGGCGACGCCGGTGCTGTGGCTGGTCGCGGGCGCCGGCATGGGCATGGCCATGTCCAGCCTGAGCGTGCTCACGCTCGGCGCGTCCACCGACGCCGACCGGGGGTTCAACTCGTCGGCGTTGCAGATGAGCGACATGCTCACGGCCGCGCTGTTGGTCGGCCTGGGCGGCGTCATGATCGACCTGATCGCGTCGGCCGAGCACCCCACGGCCGCGGTCGTCCCGTTCGACCTGGCGATGGTGGCCGTCTCACTGGTCGGTGCCGTGCTCGCCGGCCGTCTGCGGCGGGCTACCCTGGACGATTGA
- a CDS encoding cysteine desulfurase family protein: MAYFDHAATTPMLPEAIAAMTQAMSGTGNASSLHTSGRRARRAVEEAREDLADALGARPSEVIFTSGGTESDNLAVKGVYWARRAAGPRRIVASSVEHHAVLDTVGWLVEHEGAEVTWLEPDRHGRITADALRAVLSDDVALVTAMWANNEVGTVNPVADLAAVAAGQGVPFHTDAVQAVGAVPVDFAASGANALTLTGHKVGGPYGVGVLLLGRDVAPTPLLHGGGQERDVRSGTVDVPAIVGLATAVRHAVDTRADTAARLSALRDELVAAVRRAVPDVIVNGDPVHRLAGNAHLTFPGCEGDSLLMLLDAKGIECSTGSACTAGVAQPSHVLLAMGVDPVLARGSLRFSLGHTSSSAEVEELAAVIGPVVERARAAGIAGLKRQKAGV; this comes from the coding sequence ATGGCCTACTTCGACCATGCCGCCACGACCCCCATGCTCCCCGAGGCGATCGCGGCGATGACCCAGGCGATGTCCGGTACGGGCAACGCCTCGTCGCTGCACACGTCGGGACGACGGGCGCGGCGCGCGGTCGAGGAGGCCCGCGAGGACCTGGCCGACGCGCTGGGCGCCCGTCCCTCCGAGGTGATCTTCACCAGCGGCGGGACGGAGAGCGACAACCTGGCCGTGAAGGGCGTCTACTGGGCGCGGCGGGCCGCCGGGCCGCGGCGGATCGTCGCCTCCTCGGTCGAGCACCACGCCGTGCTGGACACCGTGGGCTGGCTGGTCGAGCACGAGGGCGCCGAGGTGACCTGGCTCGAGCCCGACCGGCACGGGCGGATCACCGCCGACGCGCTGCGCGCCGTGCTGTCCGACGACGTCGCCCTGGTGACCGCGATGTGGGCGAACAACGAGGTCGGCACCGTCAACCCGGTCGCCGACCTCGCCGCCGTCGCGGCCGGGCAGGGCGTGCCGTTCCACACCGACGCCGTCCAGGCCGTCGGCGCGGTGCCGGTCGACTTCGCCGCGTCCGGCGCGAACGCGTTGACGCTGACCGGGCACAAGGTCGGCGGGCCGTACGGCGTGGGCGTGCTGCTGCTGGGCCGGGACGTGGCGCCGACGCCGCTGTTGCACGGCGGCGGGCAGGAGCGGGACGTGCGGTCGGGCACGGTCGACGTGCCGGCGATCGTGGGGCTGGCGACGGCCGTGCGGCACGCCGTGGACACGCGGGCGGATACCGCGGCCCGGCTGTCGGCGTTGCGCGACGAGCTGGTGGCGGCGGTGCGCCGCGCGGTGCCGGACGTGATCGTCAACGGCGACCCGGTGCACCGGCTGGCGGGCAACGCGCACCTGACCTTCCCGGGCTGCGAGGGCGACAGCCTGCTGATGCTGCTCGACGCCAAGGGCATCGAGTGCTCGACCGGTTCGGCGTGCACGGCGGGCGTGGCCCAGCCCAGCCACGTGCTGCTGGCCATGGGGGTGGACCCGGTGCTCGCGCGCGGGTCGTTGCGGTTCTCGCTCGGGCATACGTCGTCGTCGGCCGAGGTCGAGGAGTTGGCGGCGGTGATCGGGCCGGTGGTGGAACGGGCCCGCGCGGCGGGCATCGCGGGGTTGAAGCGGCAGAAGGCAGGGGTGTGA
- the mnmA gene encoding tRNA 2-thiouridine(34) synthase MnmA, with protein sequence MRVLAAMSGGVDSAVAAARAVAAGHDVTGVHLALSAKPGTLRTGARGCCTIEDARDARRAADVLGIPFYVWDFAERFTEDVVDDFVAEYAAGRTPNPCLRCNERIKFEALLDKAIGLGFDAVCTGHYARLSTVDGRIELRRSADDDKDQSYVLASLTREQLAHAMFPLGDSTKAAVRAEAAERGLQVAEKPDSHDICFIPDGDTRGFLTRKLGEQPGLLVDDETGAVLGRHVGVHEFTVGQRKGLGIDAPAPDGRPRYVLSLEPVTGTVRVGAAEKLAVTGIVATSPVTRVDLDGPVECVAQVRAHGGTAPAVARLVEGELRVELRAPLRGVAPGQAVAIYRPDPAGDLVLASATISTTH encoded by the coding sequence ATGCGGGTCCTGGCGGCGATGAGCGGCGGTGTCGACTCGGCGGTCGCGGCGGCGCGTGCGGTGGCGGCGGGTCACGACGTGACCGGCGTGCACCTGGCGTTGTCGGCCAAGCCGGGCACACTGCGGACCGGCGCGCGGGGCTGCTGCACGATCGAGGACGCCCGCGACGCGCGGCGCGCGGCGGACGTGCTCGGCATCCCGTTCTACGTGTGGGACTTCGCGGAGCGGTTCACCGAGGACGTCGTGGACGACTTCGTGGCCGAGTACGCGGCCGGCCGCACGCCCAACCCGTGCCTGCGGTGCAACGAGCGGATCAAGTTCGAGGCGTTGCTGGACAAGGCGATCGGCCTGGGCTTCGACGCGGTGTGCACCGGGCACTACGCGCGTCTGTCCACTGTGGACGGTCGGATCGAGTTGCGGCGCAGCGCCGACGACGACAAGGACCAGTCGTACGTGCTGGCGTCGTTGACCCGCGAGCAGCTCGCGCACGCGATGTTCCCGTTGGGGGACTCGACGAAGGCGGCGGTGCGGGCCGAGGCGGCGGAACGCGGCCTCCAGGTCGCGGAGAAGCCGGACAGCCACGACATCTGCTTCATCCCCGACGGCGACACGCGGGGGTTCCTGACGCGCAAGCTGGGCGAGCAGCCGGGGTTGCTGGTCGACGACGAGACCGGTGCCGTGCTCGGGCGGCACGTGGGCGTGCACGAGTTCACCGTGGGGCAGCGCAAGGGCCTGGGCATCGACGCCCCCGCACCCGACGGCCGACCCCGGTACGTGTTGTCGCTGGAGCCGGTGACCGGGACCGTGCGGGTGGGCGCGGCCGAGAAGCTCGCGGTGACCGGGATCGTGGCGACGTCACCCGTGACGCGGGTGGACCTGGACGGTCCGGTGGAGTGCGTCGCGCAGGTGCGTGCGCACGGCGGCACGGCACCCGCCGTGGCCCGACTGGTGGAGGGCGAACTGCGCGTCGAACTCCGGGCGCCCCTGCGCGGCGTGGCACCGGGACAGGCCGTGGCCATCTACCGCCCCGACCCGGCGGGCGACCTGGTGCTGGCCAGCGCGACGATCAGTACCACCCACTGA
- a CDS encoding serine/threonine dehydratase: MTPEDVVGRIRPYVRWTPSWRVTVDGRDVVLKLEHLQVGGSFKFRGAVSALTDGPPPERVVTASGGNHGLGVALAASVLGVPATVYVPETVPEGKARRIKAAGATLVRHGNTYAEAAAAAREAPGRYVEAYDDPAVVAGQGTVALEIVADMPEVDSIAVAVGGGGLAAGTALGSKRLTVAVEPEMCCALNRALHAGGPVDSPVESVAASALGATRVGMLPFEVLSRYPVTSVLVSDAELSAARDRLWEEFRLAVEPAAAVPFAAWLDGRVPGHLPCVVLCGANTDWTP; this comes from the coding sequence GTGACACCTGAAGACGTGGTCGGGCGCATCCGACCGTACGTGCGCTGGACGCCTTCGTGGCGGGTGACCGTCGACGGACGTGATGTCGTGCTCAAGCTGGAGCACCTCCAGGTCGGCGGGTCGTTCAAGTTCCGCGGCGCGGTGAGCGCGTTGACGGACGGCCCACCGCCCGAACGGGTGGTGACGGCGTCCGGCGGCAACCACGGGTTGGGCGTGGCGCTCGCGGCGTCCGTACTGGGCGTGCCGGCGACCGTGTACGTGCCGGAGACCGTGCCCGAGGGGAAGGCCCGGCGGATCAAGGCCGCGGGCGCGACTCTCGTGCGGCATGGGAACACCTATGCGGAGGCCGCCGCAGCGGCGCGTGAGGCTCCTGGGCGGTACGTGGAGGCCTACGACGACCCGGCGGTGGTCGCGGGGCAGGGCACGGTGGCGTTGGAGATCGTGGCGGACATGCCCGAGGTCGACTCCATCGCGGTGGCGGTCGGCGGGGGCGGGTTGGCGGCGGGGACGGCTTTGGGGTCCAAGCGGTTGACCGTGGCCGTGGAGCCCGAGATGTGTTGTGCGCTCAACCGGGCGTTGCACGCGGGTGGGCCGGTGGACTCGCCGGTCGAGTCGGTGGCGGCTTCGGCGTTGGGGGCGACGCGGGTGGGGATGTTGCCGTTCGAGGTGTTGAGCCGGTATCCCGTCACTTCGGTCCTGGTGAGCGATGCGGAGTTGTCGGCGGCTCGGGACCGGTTGTGGGAGGAGTTCCGGTTGGCGGTGGAACCGGCTGCCGCGGTGCCGTTCGCGGCGTGGTTGGACGGGCGGGTGCCGGGGCATCTGCCTTGTGTCGTCTTGTGCGGTGCCAACACCGACTGGACGCCTTGA
- a CDS encoding DUF6584 family protein produces the protein MPVEHTLRKAAEEVDRGDLASVLRARQRLVGLVTTYPDRLDLRARLAGVYRLLGDPVQAGRWSYLGEDRYDAEVAAFERAYRTPKARLAALNWATGANGIPSETARVRLAALQSEVSAQLRREIAVADDRDSSWTVNVLVLLGLVLALLCFVVGAVTLVLWAYHWLT, from the coding sequence ATGCCTGTCGAGCACACGCTGCGCAAGGCCGCCGAGGAGGTCGACCGCGGCGACCTGGCGAGCGTGCTGCGGGCACGGCAACGCCTGGTCGGACTGGTCACCACCTACCCCGACCGCCTCGATCTGCGCGCCCGGCTGGCCGGTGTCTACCGATTACTCGGCGACCCGGTCCAGGCGGGTCGGTGGAGCTACCTGGGCGAGGACCGGTACGACGCGGAGGTCGCCGCGTTCGAACGGGCCTACCGCACGCCCAAGGCACGCCTGGCCGCGTTGAACTGGGCGACCGGCGCGAACGGCATCCCGTCCGAGACCGCCCGGGTCCGGCTGGCCGCGCTCCAGTCCGAGGTGTCCGCGCAGCTGCGGCGGGAGATCGCGGTCGCCGACGACCGCGACTCGTCGTGGACGGTGAACGTGCTGGTCCTGCTCGGACTCGTGCTCGCGCTGCTGTGCTTCGTGGTGGGCGCGGTCACTCTCGTGTTGTGGGCCTACCACTGGCTGACGTGA